A stretch of Besnoitia besnoiti strain Bb-Ger1 chromosome V, whole genome shotgun sequence DNA encodes these proteins:
- a CDS encoding hypothetical protein (encoded by transcript BESB_059180), with the protein MGASKQLCAKEVAARIQDLHEAGIRFVFFSSQGEKRTRALGAAFGLETGWNCIISLQPSATGDTSYVNMDGKIVLPSGIAAIRQHVREVDNVPLQVSLFCNATPDTVQEMMQVLQENNEVMTCVGSCLRMSNFPLFEQANASIATFVAPDARCRFCGGRCSNFAYHSLLPTLHPSLAFAADMNSLPCALQQSTYPVADPHVTMAVLYEAFRESRRLVDSIQQALTLSLSSAIFLSLFFLFNAFALVPNLLDFASLVLFLLLFTPLLSLALLANPKTDKLMKEHPYKPMDNAQTRHQLVVVFMHFAFRLVPSVIIISALTLAYMFDLGQALYAQLHEEIRLRASADALSARSPAALSVSSTAFSAFSEPQSSSSALLTRLPSDAAEALLRPRRLSAASEETAAGWAPDDRAWRGAAGLEPGAGGARDGREGPLGMQRRLQATEDEAVAMLLPYLENKCNRFRFDPSWLSGKWLACSDAIEEVGAALGEACFVRATSSPLVLGELFCFALVGVTLMLLSMSYIDRFESLFSIPPFRNRWWVACCVVLLLVIVLVVATRVTLHRRYISAADADVELATAKHARLLPSFARGDPARAVLSAAAFGVPRKIDATFPPSPPQAPWSAGDAREAGPRDATPHEAAASRTRRALELTSLAWPHWSLCLIAVILWFFVIVTDELVKRVERQTHEQNQKYLKVLFATRLGMWSPK; encoded by the exons ATGGGCGCCAGCAAGCAGCTCTGCGCCAAggaagtcgccgcgcgcatcCAAGATCTCCACGAG GCCGGCATccgttttgtttttttctcaTCGCAAGGAGAAAAGCGAACGCGAGCGCTCGGCGCTGCCTTCGGCCTCGAGACAGGGTGGAATTGCATCATTTCGCTCCAGCCGTCAGCCAC GGGCGACACCTCGTACGTAAACATGGATGGCAAGATCGTCCTTCCGTCGGGTATCGCCGCGATTCGCCAGCATGTGCGGGAAGTGGATAACGTGCCTCTTCAG GTTTCGCTCTTCTGCAACGCGACGCCGGACACCGTGCAGGAAATGATGCAAGTCCTCCAAG AAAACAACGAAGTCATGACCTGCGTCGGAAGCTGCTTGCGGATGAGCAACTTCCCCCTCTTTGAACAGGCGAACGCATCGATCGCCACCTTCGTCGCCCCCGACGCTCGCTGCAG ATTCTGCGGAGGGCGGTGCTCGAATTTTGCTTACCACAGTCTGCTACCGACGCTGCATCCGTCgctggccttcgccgcggatATGAACTCGCTGCCCTGTGCACTTCAGCAAAGCACATATCCAG TTGCGGACCCGCACGTGACGATGGCGGTTTTGTACGAGGCATTCCGCGAGTCCCGGCGGCTGGTAGACTCGATTCAGCAGGCCCTCACGCTGAGTCTGTCGTCCGCgatcttcctctcgctcttcttcctcttcaacgccttcgccttggTCCCCAATCTGCTCGACTTCGCCTCGCTTGtcctctttctgcttctctttACTCCgctcctttctctcgctctgctCGCGAATCCAAAAACCGACAAACTCATGAAGGAACATCCCTACAAACCGATGGACAACGCGCAAACACGTCATCAGCTCGTCGTCGTTTTT ATGCACTTCGCCTTCCGGCTAGTACCCTCGGTCATCATCATCTCCGCGCTCACGCTTGCGTACATGTTCGACCTGGGGCAGGCGCTCTACGCGCAGCTCCACGAGGAgattcgcctgcgcgcctccgcggacgccctctccgcgcggtcACCGGCTGCGCTCTCTGTGTCTTCCACGGCGTTCTCCGCTTTCTCTGAGCCGCAGagttcgtcttctgcgctgctcactcgcctcccctccgacgccgcggaggcgctcctgcggccgcgacgcctttcggcagcgagcgaggagactgcggcTGGCTGGGCACCTGACGACCGGGCTTGGCGCGGTGCGGCGGGGCTCGAGCCAGGAGCGgggggcgcccgcgacgggcgcgaaggcccgcTGGGGAtgcagcggcgtctgcaggcgacggaggacgaggcagTTGCGATGCTGCTGCCCTACCTCGAGAACAAATGCAATCGGTTCCGGTTCGACCCTTCGTGGCTCTCGG GCAAATGGCTGGCTTGCAGCGACGCGATAGAGGAAGTCGGCGCAGCGCTGGGCGAGGCGTGCTTCGTGCGCGCGACGAGTTCGCCTCTCGTTTTAG GAGAACTCTTCTGCTTTGCACTCGTCGGCGTCACGCTGATGTTGCTCTCCATGTCCTACATCGACAG GTTTGAAAGCCTCTTCAGCATTCCTCCGTTCCGCAATCGCTGGTGGGTGGCGTGCTGCGTGGTCCTTCTCCTCGTTATTGTCCTCGTTGTCGCCACGCGGGTCACGCTTCACCGAAGGTACatctccgccgcggacgccgacgtCGAGCTCGCGACCGCGAAACACGCGCGTTTGTTGCCTTCGTTCGCCCGCGGAGACCCCGCCCGGGCCGTAttgtctgcggctgcgttcGGCGTGCCTCGCAAAATCGACGCCACGtttcctccgtctccgccgcaggcgccctggtccgcaggcgacgcgcgagaagcgggcccgcgcgacgcgacgccgcacgaggcggcggcgagcagaacCCGGAGGGCGCTTGAGCTCACCAGTCTCGCT TGGCCGCACTGGAGCCTGTGTCTGATCGCGGTCATTCTCTGGTTTTTCGTCATCGTCACGGACGAGCTGGTGAAGCGCGTCGAGCGCCAGACGCATGAACAGAATCAAAAATACCTCAAAGTTCTCTTTGCTACACGCCTAGGCATGTGGAGCCCGAAGTAA
- a CDS encoding hypothetical protein (encoded by transcript BESB_059190): MDAKHDDEVAASGGTVKWRVFEFFSGIGGLRAGWDRAVDIFNRSGVRTLDAAGRHALQAGAVVGRLPHPAHHFLSPSPATQDRHGVTPLRLHASVCRAYDVSATANAVYAHNFGIAPLALSLEHLPFSSLGRVRAEAPRSAEQGPRRQTATSRAEGDGCDAAANGLTPPPTLRGEPGDLRNEETEAEKTGARGRGKADATAAPSAVAATQGACELPAGGARELSNERQPRSPAPFRAGAGEFFREAASAKPRREAHVWLLSPPCQPYTRGGKREDSRDPRAKSILHLLACLESLADPPKMLFVENVRGFEASETHARLREALRNQGYRVEEFLLSPTQLGFPNTRVRYYCLAWRPPQATKPSDARSPTRDAASADAGRGDALSPRENRADSGETGDQPHDRDHTHLYVSPPEEALRLWCDASGVALLPLKPESPLPDEAGHAPRSKASPPRFADASISSHVVLSPSGGAGQASLASSSPKASVSYSTLSRRQPVARRIGDFLDASLSPEALAALRVPPAKLKKFVAFAQANCTHACSAAKPPRASSHAPRKGEKRHKRGGRPGDSRLPEGDSNGEAKHRGDDAKVEAESGEATSPGAEQGAREEREERGKRAAEAGESLEAVGSRGKADCPCVCCQEGKCRCEEFAFRLDIVTPQSVASSTFTKGYATNLHTGGPLLLVEAASPTSSPSPFPPSSSANAAPSESSSESPSVPPPPGSALRPRAADGASARLLGDAYEHIFATEALDASRFLHRLDEGDFIRFFSSSELLRLHGYPPSFAFPPALANKKAASLVGNSVNVSVIAVLLLHLLLQFFAPDAAQEGAKQGRREHGNAENI; the protein is encoded by the coding sequence ATGGATGCGAAGCACGACGACGAAGTCGCCGCTTCAGGCGGCACCGTGAAGTGGCGCGTGTTCGAGTTCTTCAGCGGCATtggaggcctccgcgcgggctGGGATCGCGCCGTGGACATCTTCAACCGCTCGGGTGTACGCACACTGGATGCCGCAGGGCGGCACGCCCTCCAGGCGGGCGCGGTAGTCGGCCGCCTCCCCCATCCGGCTCATcattttctctctccctcccccgcgACCCAGGATCGACACGGGGTcactccgctgcgtctccacgcgtccgtctgccgcgcctACGACGTGAGCGCCACTGCAAACGCAGTCTACGCACACAATTTCGGAAtcgctccgctcgcgctctcgctggAGCACCTGCCCTTCAGCTCGCtcgggcgcgtccgcgccgaagccccgcgaagcgccgagcagggcccgcggagacagacagcgacgTCCCGCGCCGAGGGGGACGGCTgtgacgcggcggcgaatgggctgacgccgccgccgaccctGAGAGGCGAGCCAGGAGACCTGCgaaacgaagagacagaggcagaaaaaactggtgccagaggccgcggcaaggcagacgcgaccgcggcgcccagcgcggTGGCTGCCACGCAGGGAGCTTGCGAGCtgcctgctggcggcgcgcgcgaactTTCCAACGAGAGACAGCCAAGGAGCCCAGCGCCTTTCCGGGCGGGGGCTGGTGAGTTCTTCAGAgaggcggcgtccgcgaagcctcggcgcgaggcgcatgTCTGGCTACTGTCGCCGCCCTGTCAGCCGTATACCCGTGGGGGGAAGCGTGAAGACtcgcgcgacccgcgcgcaAAGAGCATTCTGCATCTTTTGGCGTGcctcgagagcctcgcggaCCCCCCCAAGATGCTGTTTGTCGAAAACGTCCGCGGGTTCGAGGCCTCtgagacacacgcgcgcctccgcgaggcccTGCGGAACCAGGGCTACCGCGTCGAGGAGTTCCTACTCTCCCCGACCCAACTTGGATTTCCAAACACGCGCGTGAGGTACTACTGCCTCgcctggaggccgccgcaggcaacGAAGCCGAGCGACGCCCGAAGCCccacgcgcgacgccgcctccgcggacgcaggccgcggagacgcattGTCTCCGCGCGAAAATCGCGCAGACTCCGGAGAGACTGGAGACCAGCCTCACGACCGTGACCACACTCACCTCTACGTGAGTCCCCCAGAGGAAGCGCTGCGACTCTGGTGCGACGCCAGCGGTGTCGCTTTGCTCCCTCTGAAGCCCGAGTCGCCTCTGCCCGATGAAGCTGgacacgcgccgcgctctaaggcgtcgccgcctcgatTTGCGGACGCTTCGATATCTTCGCACGTTGTTCTGTCTCCGTCGGGGGGTGCAGGGCAGGCTTCGcttgcttcctcttcgcctaAAGCTTCAGTCTCGTACTCCACCCTGTCGCGTCGCCAGCCCGTCGCGCGGCGAATCGGCGACTTCCTcgacgcctcgctctctccggaggcgctggcggctctGCGCGTCCCGCCCGCGAAGCTGAAAAAGTTCGTCGCTTTCGCGCAGGCCAACTGTACGCATGCTTGTTCGGCAGccaagccgccgcgcgcctcctcgcacgcgcctcgTAAAGGTGAAAAGCGCCACAAGCGTGGCGGGCGCCCAGGCGACAGTCGCCTTCCGGAAGGCGACTCAAATGGCGAGGCAAAACACAGGGGGGACGATGCGAAGGTGGAAGCGGAATCCGGAGAAGCCACGTCGCCAGGCGCTGAACAGGGagcccgcgaggagagagaggagagggggaaacgcgccgcagaagcaggGGAAAGTTTGGAGGCTGTGGGCAGCAGGGGGAAGGCAGATTGTCCGTGTGTGTGCTGTCAAGAAGGGAAGTGTCGCTGCGAAGAGTTCGCGTTTCGGCTCGACATTGTCACTCCGCAGTCCGTCGCGAGCAGCACCTTCACGAAGGGATACGCCACGAACCTCCACACCGGCGGcccccttctcctcgtcgaagcggcgtcgccgacgtcctctccttctccttttccgccgtcttcttcggcgaaCGCTGCACCTTCTGAGTCCTCTTCGGAATCGCCCTcagtgcctccgccgcccggctCCGCCCTGCGACCGCGTGCAGCGGACGGAGCGAGTGCGCGGCTGCTCGGCGACGCATACGAGCACATCTTCGCGACGGAGGCGTTAGATGCGTCGCGGTTTCTCCACAGGCTTGATGAGGGGGATTTCATTCGCTTCTTTTCGTCGAGCGAGCTCTTGCGCTTGCATGGCTACCCGCCCTCTTTCGCCTTTCCGCCGGCACTGGCGAACAAAAAGGCCGCGAGCTTGGTAGGGAACTCTGTCAACGTTTCGGTGATCGCGGTGCTGTTGCTCCACCTCCTTCTCCAGTTCttcgcgcccgacgccgctcAAGAAGGGGCTAAGCAGGGCCGGAGGGAACACGGAAATGCAGAGAACATTTGA
- a CDS encoding putative microtubule-associated protein RP/EB family (encoded by transcript BESB_059200) — MALTHASSGSFRDVDPSSVGMMEGAFFVSRTELLDWVNTTFNLSLTKIEQGASGAVYLQIVDGLFGGGAKVPMAKVKWNCKFDYEFIQNYKLLQSVFNKQGIKKHIEVDKLIKGKYQDNLEFLQWLKAFYDRQAAQFRSSDKPYNAFERRKLSGTTFPEWAQPQASAASGALSGAKETVPSAQGSSVSSSCSSPSPVLLASLATSHTPQSFPAEKRRAGASSSASASRQSSTPSKTSGRLASASAGDLPASEEAAASLGFSGRCASTSSRAPGASRELEAEIARLRSRLESLETEADQARLERDFYFQKLRRIELMCCSSSGVEALSVKDVLAVLYATDEDIDEEGDAREDAFEEALDARDEVEDDKRRRGAPSDDARIKARKHAAAHTRDCDRSTAASPALREEDSEGDLSARLRSVEALAPMFQ, encoded by the exons ATGGCGCTCACGCACGCGAGCTCGGGGTCATTTCGCGATGTCGACCCCAGCAGTGTGGGAATGATGGAGGGGGCGTTTTTCGTCTCCCGCACTGAGCTCTTGGACTGGGTTAACACAACGTTCAACCTCTCGCTGACGAAAATCGAGCaaggcgcctcgggcgccgtCTACTTGCAG ATCGTCGACGGGCTCtttggaggcggcgccaaaGTGCCGATGGCAAAGGTGAAGTGGAATTGCAAGTTCGACTACGAGTTCATCCAGAACTacaagctgctgcagtccGTGTTCAACAAACAAGGAATCAAGAAGCACATCGAAGTTGACAAGCTGATCAAGGGAAAATACCAAGACAACCTCGAATTCCTCCAGTGGCTGAAGGCCTTCTACGATCGCCAAGCTGCACAGTTCCGCTCGTCAGACAAGCCCTACAACGCCTTTGAACGCCGCAAG CTCTCCGGCACTACGTTCCCCGAAtgggcgcagccgcaggcatCTGCGGCCAGCGGGGCGCTTtcgggcgcgaaggagacagtcCCCTCGGCGCAGGGCTCTTCTGTATCGTCCTCCTGTTCTTCCCCGTCGCCGGTGCtgctcgcgtcgctcgcgacGAGTCACACACCGCAGAGCTTCCCCGccgagaagcggagagcggGTGCCTCCTCATCGGCCTCTGCATCGCGGCAGAGTTCGACTCCGAGCAAGACGAGCGGCCGGTtggcgtcggcgtccgccggcgACCTCCCCGCGTctgaagaggcggcggcctcgctgggCTTCAGCGGACGGTGCGCCTCGAcgtcgagccgcgcgcctggagccTCCCGCGAACTGGAGGCGGAGATAGCGCGGCTCCGCAGTCGACTGGAGAGCCTGGAGACAGAGGCTGAccaggcgcgcctcgagcgcgacTTCTACTTCCAGAAGCTCCGGCGTATCGAGCTCATGTGCTGCAGTTCGTcgggcgtcgaggcgctgaGCGTGAAGGACGTGCTCGCGGTGCTTTACGCGACAGATGAAGACAttgacgaagaaggcgacgcacgcgaagaCGCCTTCGAGGAAGCgctggacgcgcgcgacgaggtcGAGGACGACaaacgccgacgcggcgcgcccagCGACGATGCGCGCATAAAGGCCCGgaagcacgcggcggcgcacacgaGGGACTGCGACAGATCgactgccgcgtcgcctgcgctgcgggaagaagacagcgaagggGATCTGAGCGCGCGACTCCGCAgcgtcgaggcgctcgcgccgatGTTCCAGTGA
- a CDS encoding dense granule protein GRA2 (encoded by transcript BESB_059210), whose translation MFKIKRLVLLAITAAALSVSARADELVGTVNDSPSPDFTDADLAAVAKELAGPADEPLPLPDERQAKTQYSEEARKTMKKALEAFVQFAEIVGRASERGFNQARESVSKGLASAREHTHKGYITARKATAKGLQSLGKRLEVRSDTSTTTPYPEATEHFASPSGEAFLERTPSDREGKDTEESVTGSTDPSFTSSVPEEGFARVDLRRGDRSRHADRERQ comes from the exons ATGTTCAAGATCAAGCGATTGGTGCTCCTTGCCATCACTGCCGCTGCCCTCAGCGTCTCTGCCAGGGCGGACGAGTTGGTCGGGACAGTTAACGACAGTCCTTCCCCAGATTTCACCGACGCCGACTTGGCTGCCGTGGCAAAGGA ACTCGCGGGTCCCGCGGATGAGCCTCTTCCGTTGCCTGatgagaggcaggcgaagacgcagtaCAGTGAGGAAGCACGGAAAACTATGAAGAAAGCCTTGGAGGCATTCGTACAATTCGCGGAGATCGTCGGACGGGCAAGTGAGCGCGGTTTTAACCAAGCAAGAGAGTCTGTCTCAAAAGGCTTAGCCTCTGCAAGAGAACACACGCACAAGGGATACATCACAGCAAGGAAGGCTACGGCCAAGGGTTTGCAGTCACTTGGCAAGCGCCTGGAGGTGCGGTCGGACACGTCAACTACTACGCCGTATCCTGAAGCGACCGAGCACTTTGCATCGCCGTCAGGTGAGGCGTTTCTCGAGCGCACGCCTAGTGACCGTGAGGGTAAAGACACGGAGGAGAGCGTGACAGGGTCGACAGACCCCTCTTTTACCAGCTCTGTCCCAGAGGAAGGTTTCGCCAGAGTGGACTTGCGACGGGGAGATCGAAGCCGGCACGCCGATAGAGAGAGGCAGTAA